In the Ricinus communis isolate WT05 ecotype wild-type chromosome 3, ASM1957865v1, whole genome shotgun sequence genome, TTCCATTTCCTTGACAATTCCATGAAGAGTTTTCTTTCCCTATTTGCCAAGTCCAAGTACAGTATAAAATGGACAAAAGGATATCCATCCCTcttattatttactttaagtaatatttttgataCTCCAACtgttttttgataaaataaatataaatattttaccaataaaaataaataaatatattaatataaaaaaataaataaatattatttacatataaagaaatatattcttaaatattatcaaatgtATTGGtagaatattatattgaaataCAACAacaagaattttttattttgtagtaTTAAACCATTCCGACGACTCCGATTGTGTTGAATGTTTAATgagatttcttattttattttcataaaatagaAAGTTCAACacctttataattaataacgaTATTCAAAACACCTTCATAATAGAAGAACACAAAATTTCTCAAAAGATATGctaatgtatatttattaaaaccaattaatataaaataaaaaaactattattgatttaaaaaataactaattgtTTATTCATGCATTGCAtgaccgttattattatttcaattataaaatcaagttaataGATATAagctaataaattttttaatatttaatattaattactagtattttaaaaataatagtaaactaACTACTTTtagatattctttttaatttttctataattttataattttattagtgcaataatataaaaatattctaaaaatatttattaattaattatagtattatatgaactaatactattaatataattgatattactattttttacattaaaaatttatataatattaaaaatattattttagatattattttctagaattataattattatccaattatagttaatataatattaaaatataattaatatgttatttcttatgatagaattagtattattatctgattaaaaaattattgattagttaatataatattaaaatataattaacatcctattttttaggattaaagtcagtatttaattaggaatgtaacttattaataaataaattaataaaaaattacaaaattacaCATCAACTTGAATctcatatgtcaaaaataaatacacatattaaaataaaaaatattttatattaaaaattaaacacacgTGTCacaaaaacttaaaattttaaaaattaatatatatatatatataagtaaattttaataaaaataagaaaaaatagacaGCAATAGGAAACAACAAAGCAACTGTTATGTTGTTTATTAATGCAATatattaagttaataatttgttaaaattatagGATACAATATTATGAGAATTTTTGTAAgcccatataaatataaattaataaatttttgagatattaatatgttatctctctctctctctctctctctatatatatatatatatatatatatattattaatttatgaaacctaaattttttttgatatgtatatttaatttttaacacataaaatttttattttgacatttgTATTTATTCTTGACACATGAGATTCAAacttatatgtaattttataatttttttattaatttattaattataaattatattataattaaaaattgactctaattctaaaaaatagcatattaattatattataatattatattaactaataaataatttttaaatcagataataatactaaatcTATactaaagataatatattaattatattttaatattatattaactaataaattagttttataattagatagtaattctaatatagaaaataatatcttaaattatattattaatattatattcaataataaattaaatttttaattatgtaataaaattaaagttctaaaaatatagtaatattaagtatattgatatgttaatttatatagtattaaaattgCTACTTAATTTAATGCACATAAAATCAAACAATgtaatatagtaaaatatatattaagtaaataaattaacaaattttatttatttaaacagTAAAAAGAGTCTTATCTTTTAAGTAATTAgactttttaaaagttaatttagctAGTTTTAAATTGTACATTCTCTAATATAATGGGTGAAACACCTATTTCTATCTCATTCAATTATTGGATAAAAAAATCGTatagattatttatttatttatttagtatatCACACGGCTCTAAAAATAACACATGGATCTAacaaaaaatacattaaatcGAATTGTTTTACGATTAATTAAATCCCATTGCATTAATAACTTTTATTCATGTTGTTTAGCAACCCTAATTCATAATTAGGAAGATGGATtttgctaaaaaaaaataaaataaatagcaacATGGATTCGACATTTGCGTACGAatgacataaaagaaagattaCGTACATCAATTTAGCCCACGTGATCGTActatagattttaattttattcacaAGCTTAACTAAGGATTAAAAGTGCATAGGAGTCCAAACATGCAATTGGACCGGACCGGACCGGACCGCAGCCTCAATTCCGCGTGGTATTAAATTTCTAGAGCATTAGAACTCAAGATGCATGTGATGGGTTAGTTGCAGCAATACACGTAACCCGTTATTTTATCAACAAAAGCATTAagtttttacaaattaataataataataataatataaataaaaaacaaagttGGACCCATTTTAATCTGAACATTAATATTGGGGCAAATCAAATCCGAACAAGCGGTCAATTTCAGCGAATCTCTgcaaaataactaataataatattataacaaattcCCACATGCGGTTGGAGTAAAAtgagattttatatatttatttatttacgtGCACaggaaacaaacaaacaaacaaagaaggaaagcaagaaagaaacaataaataaaatataaaaaggaaGTGAGGGAGGAAGAAATTTCCACTAATAGCCATATAAATTTCGTGAATCTATTATCTAATCTTTTTTATCCCATaacaattttgaaaaagaaaaacttcgctggttctaatattgacaggTGCATGTTGTTGTTaacccttttttatttttttttaattccttTTCTGTTTCTCTCTTCATTTCTTTGCTTATATATAATcacaaatttttgttttatttgtacatTCAAAACGCACGTATTCATTTATCGATTTTAAAAggcaaaggaaaatgaaaactCAGATTCGATATTTTGTTTGTTCGTGGAATATACGGAATCAGGAATTCTACGCAATTTGAAATTTGTGTGGCTGTTTTGGAATTCATGGGGTTCCGAATGGTGGCTAGTTGATGTCTTgactgtttctttttttcctcaaTGGTTGATATGTGAGAGTGTTTGGTTTTTGTTGTTTCAGCTTTGGTTTGGATTTTGAGGAATTCCTCCAAAACACTGCGCTAGTTAATAATACTGCATCGTTTCGTTGAAGGCAGGTAACAATTCTAGGGTTGTCGTTGTCGTCGCTGCTGCTGCAATAATTGCGGGTTAGTTGCAGAATGATGTTTTGAGTTTGTAATTGTTTTACTGTTGCATGCAACGAATAGCCATGAAATAAAACTCTTATGCTTCATGAGAATTTTaggttttaattaatttttttcacaGTAGCTGTGGATTAAGTTGTGAATAGAGCAAGCTTTTAGTTAaacaaatttgaaatttattaaaatagctCTTTGCGTGTGTTTGGTGCAAAAATGAACGATTTCAATTCGGTtgaattttattcattattgcTAGAATTCAgttatttcaatatttaaaaaaacttaaCGAAGTGAAATGAAATCACATATAGTTTACCATGATTTTTTGCAGccattttattcaattgaACTCTTGCACATgatttttctcaaaataagGCCATTATGCTTATGGAGTTCTATTGTCAATGCATTTTGTGAGAATTGAGTTTGGAAATGGAAATTTTGGTTGTGTTACATTCCTTTGATTTGTATTAGGGTTTCCACCCTCACCAGGGGGAAATTGGAGAGATCAACTCGGGAGAATTTGTTTTGTGGTGCAGGAGTGAGGCTATAGCAAATGAGTCTTTCACAATGAGGTTGGGGATTAGGTGGGATTGCTGTCGATGGGCACCCCTGACAATAAAATATCTGATTTTGTTGATATAGTGAAGTCCTGGATTCCTAGGAGGAGTGAATCAACGAATGTGTCGAGGGACTTTTGGATGCCCGATCATAGTTGTAGAGTATGCTACGAGTGTGACTCGCAGTTCACTGTATTTAATCGTAGGCATCACTGCAGACTTTGTGGTCGAGTTTTTTGTGCCAAGTGTACAGCAAGCTCAATTCCTGCTCCATCTGATGACCCGAGGAATGGTGGTGAAGATTGGGAGAGGATCAGGGTTTGTAACTATTGCTTTAAGCAATGGCAACACGGGACAGCAGCTCCTGACAACGGGACCAATATGGGTAGCCCTGTGCTCAGTCCATCACCATCTGCGACAAGCTTGGTCAGCACCAAGTCCAGCTGCACCTGTAATAGTAGCGATAGCACTGTTGGTTCAACACCGTACTCCACTGGTGCTTACCAGAGGGTGCCATATAGCTCTGCTCTCAGTCCTCAACAATCAGCTCAAATGGATCCAACTGCAATTGAACAAGAAAATGCAACATGCGGAAGGTCTACAGACACTACTGCAGCTGCATTACATTCATCTGCGGACAAGTTAGGGTATTGCATGAACAGGTAattgttttaatcttttcgtgtttgagttttattccTTAGTATCCCAAGCAGTGCATGCAAGTGAGCTATTCTTCTATGAACTCTTTATTTAGAGTTTGTGTAACCAAAAGGACGAAAGATTGAAAAAGAGAATTTTTCTAGTGCCTGATACCTTCTATTTAAGATATTACATTATTAGTTATCTTGAGCTGTTGATGCATCCACATATCAGAAGGTTTGTTTTGATTGTGATATTTAAGTGTAATCATTTAAACTCATATTACCATGTTTAAAtgctttttcattattaaaatgtaacttatatctttttttatttttctgttccAGGAGTGATGATGAGGACGATGTATATGGTCTTTATCGTTCAGTTTCAGGAACCAAGCATTTCTCTCATGCTGATGTCTACTATGGGCCTGTCACTTTTGATGAAATTGAGCACATGTATGGACCACATGAAATGATTAATGGTGGAGATCAAATTGATGCAACAGGAACATGTAGCCTGCCGTCGCCAGAGAATTTTTATACACAGGGAGTGGACAAAATTAAGAATGATGGGGAAGAAGCTTATGGACATGAGGATGATGAGTGTGAATCTCCTGTATATGATGTGGATGCTGCTGATGCTGAACCTGTTGATTTTGAGAACAATGGGCTACTCTGGCTTCCTCCAGAACCAGAAGATGAGGAGGATGAGAGAGAAGCTGTTttatttgatgatgatgaggatgacGAAGCTGCTACCGGGGAGTGGGGATACTTACGCCCTTCAAACAGCTTTGGTAATGGGGAGTATCGTTGTAAGGATAAATCAAGTGAAGACCACAGAAAGGCCATGAAGAATGTGGTTGAAGGGCATTTTAGAGCTTTGGTTGCACAGCTTTTGCAAGTTGAAAACCTAACTGTGGGTGATGAAGATGACAAAGAGAGTTGGTTGGAGATCATCACATCTTTATCCTGGGAAGCTGCAACACTTCTTAAGCCGGATACGAGCAAAGGTGGAGGCATGGATCCTGGTGGATATGTGAAGGTTAAATGCATAGCTTGTGGGCATCGCAGTGAGAGGTAAAGTTGAAAAAGTTGAAAGGTTTGTGTATAATTGGGTACATTAACATAATGATGCAAGAATATATGTCGCCCTTTTGGCATATTTTTGGTTGCAGTGCCATTCAAAATTCTAGTCATTGTAGTTTTTGGCAAAACAACTGGAGGCTGCAGACCAATGCTCTCCCTCTCtagttgatttctttttttttgggaTCAAACTGATTGTCTTAGAAGGATGCTTTAAATGTTTTCTTGTGTATTTGACTATAGATATGGTCCCAGTTATTTTGCATGAACTATGCTGTCACGGGAGgttatttagattttgattACTGACATGGCAGATTTTATGTGGGATCTAACAAgtttgaaaagaagaaaaagaggttTTTCCCTCTCAATTTGAGTGTCACGGGATAAAATATCTGTTCTAGCAGAACATATAATCTAGGTAGGGCAGAATTAAATGGGGAAGGTTTTTGCTAGCTTGCTTTGAATCTGTTTAGTCAACATTTTCTTACCGGTATCTAATATCTCATCACACTAACGggattttgattatttttttctctagcATGGTGGTTAAAGGAGTTGTTTGTAAGAAAAACGTTGCTCATCGGCGAATGATGTcaaaaatagataaaccacgttttctaatccttggaggaGCTCTGGAGTATCAGCGTGTTTCTAACCATTTGTCAAGTGTTGATACTCTGTTACAACAGGTTATAACTATCTAACTTCTCCTTTTGTATTGTGATTGTACTGAAGCATCTTGATTTTTAAGGTTTCCAGTGAGGGATTTATGCCCATGACCCATTTATTTCATCACATAAGTTCTTGCATTTCATCAAATGATAGGATTTGGTACTTGATTTTATGGGGCACTTTACTTTTCTGCTTTTTCAGGAAATGGACCATTTGAAGATGGCAGTTACTAAAATTGATGCTCATCACCCTAATGTTCTCTTGGTGGAGAAGTCAGTTTCCAGATATGCTCAAGAATACCTCCTTGCAAAGGACATTTCACTTGTTCTAAATATTAAGAAGTCACTTTTAGAGCGAATAGCCCGGTGTACTGGTGCACATATAGTCCCTTCAATTGATCACCTCAATTCGCAGAAATTGGGGTATTGTGACTTGTTCCATGTGGAGAAATTTCTTGAGGAGCATGGCAGTGCGGGGCAAGGTGGGAAGAAATTAACCAAGACCCTGATGTTCTTTGAGGGTTGCCCAAAGCCTTTAGGTTATACTGTAAGTTTTGCATTCTACACCAAGTAAATACGCAAGATTAAGTTGTATGACTTGTAATGCCATCATTGCCACTTATTGTCTGGTCCACAGCCTATTATCTTTTTTGGTTCCTTGATTCATTGTGGCTACGGACTTTTCCTTGTGGTTCCATTTTGGCTGTCTtcttggaaaagaaaatggatgCTTCAAATGAGAAGCATAATGTAGCAGAGAGAAGGGAAGCAATTTGCAAAtagattaataagttacatcaTTCAGCTAATTAAATCGTACGGCATTGCTCCTTTCTTGGACCTTGGAATGCATGCGTTCCTTATATATTATTGTGCTGCTGGAATAGGGCCCTATCAGGGATTGCTGTTGGAACCtgttttttttcaaaaagcaCCCTCTTAGATGCTTCTAGAAAAAACAATTACATGCTGCTGTTTTGGAGCTTTTATGATCCTAATATGTCAAATTTGCTTTAGAAACAAATTTTAGTGACCTTAATCTACATTTTAAAGGTAGTGCTTTTTTCATCAGCAAGAACAATGCCAAACAGGCCCTAACTGTGACAAGTTAACTGTAGAGtgccttttttcttatttaaactTTCTCAGGGACTGCAATGGCAGGGTGCATCTTGTGACGCAAAATCTAGATGACTTGCTAATTTATTTAGCTGTTCCTTTCCTCAGATTTTGCTCAGGGGTGCCCATGGAGATGAGTTGAAGAAGGTGAAACATGTGGTCCAATATGGAGTTTTTGCAGCATATCACTTGGCACTAGAGACATCTTTTCTGGCTGATGAAGGTGCTTCACTTCCACAGCTCCCTTTGACATCTTCAATAGCAGTTGCATTGCCTGATAAACCATCAAGCATTGACAGGTCCATTTCCACCATACCTGGTTTTAGTGTCCAGGGAACTGGAAAGCCTTCAGGTTTCGAACCTACAAATGAAGTACAGAAATCAAATGCAGGGGTAATCTCAGAAATGGCCTCACCTACCAATTTTGAGCCAGCGTGCAACTCAGGAGGTGCTGATGATTCTACTTGCCTGTCTAAAACTCCATCTTCTGAGACTGAGTGCAGAAACACAGCATCTAAGACAACTGAAAACACTGGTTTCTTGACTTTGTCTTCTTTAGGGCATAATATCTTGGGCCCTTGCCATAACAACCTCTCCTCAGATGATGTCTTTAGGAAGGATGTTAAGATGGAAGCTGCAAACTCCTGTCAAAGCAAGAAAACAAACACCGAGAAAGCTGGTTTTAATGATCCTTTGGTTCATAGGTCTGTTGGAACCTCAATGGAATTGGAAGAAGGTGCCAATAGTAGTCATCCTGATGGAAAAGATTTGGCTGCAAAGCAAGTTGATAACAGTCTTGAGGAGATTGGATCCTCAAAGGAGGAGTTTCCTCCTTCACCTTCGGACCATCAGAGCATCTTGGTGTCTTTATCTACACGATGTGTGTGGAAAGGAACTGTGTGTGAACGGGCCCATCTTTTTCGAATTAAATACTATGGGAGCTTTGATAAGCCTCTGGGACGTTTTTTGCGAGATCATCTTTTTGATCAGGTAACTAAAATATCTCTGTtcttaaacataatttactttGAAATAGTTGCTTCtaaaccctataatagtgatTTGATTTTGAGTAAACTTATCTCTTTACTAGAACTATCGCTGTTGTTCATGTGAGATGCCTTCAGAAGCACATGTTTATTGCTATACTCATCGGCAAGGCAGCCTAACAATATCTGTTAAGAAACTACCGGAGTTTCTTTTACCAGGGGAGCGTGAAGGAAAAATCTGGATGTGGCACAGGTGCCTGCGATGTCCACGAATCAACGGCTTTCCCCCAGCCACCCGTAGGGTTGTGATGTCTGATGCTGCCTGGGGTTTGTCTTTTGGGAAGTTTTTGGAACTTAGCTTTTCAAATCATGCAGCTGCAAGCAGGGTTGCAAGCTGTGGTCATTCACTTCAAAGGGACTGTCTTAGATTCTACGGGTAtggtctctctctctctctgtttaCGTGGCCCTTATAAGTGTAGACATGCTTAAAGAGGAGTTTTCCTCTTCTCCTTTCGTATGTGGCCAAATCTAGCTGATAAAAAGATTTGCATTTTACTTATGGAGTTCTTTAAACATGAGCAGATTTGGGAGGATGGTTGCTTGCTTTCGCTATGCTTCAATTCATGTTTATTCTGTTAGTCTTCCTCCAtcgaaaattaaatttaactatGATGATCAGGAATGGATTCAAAATGAAGCAAATGAGGTGCGGCAGTTGTTAACATTATTCGAGTTTAGCAGAAAGCTTATGTTTGTCAGTTCTTGTACAAGAATATTGATGTTGTTTAACAGGTACACCAAAGGGCAGAACTCCTATTTAAAGAAGTGCAAAATGCTCTTCAGAGGATCTCAGAGAAAATATTAGGTGCAGGGTCTCAGAATGGTGACTTGAAAGCATCTGAATTATCAAGACTTCGTATTGCGGAACTTGAAGGGATGCTACAGAAGGAGAAAGAACAATTTGAGGTAGCTCCCCCCAACCCTATTAGAGGAAGTTTTTTCTTTAGCTGGTTACTGATTGAAATTGTTTGTGCTTTTAGGATTCTTTTTGGGATGTGTTGTCTAAAGACATGAAAAATGGCCAACCTGTGGTTGATATTCTGGATATCAATAAATTACAGAGGCAGATACTTTTCCATTCTTATGTTTGGGACCAACTTCTGATTAATGCGGGCAGTTTAAGGAATATCAGTCCCCAGGAAAGTCCAAAGAGTTTTGTTCCTAAAGTCAAGGAGAAAAGCGTAAATTCTGTTGAGGACCTTGTTGAGATGGATATACCTCTTAAGCCTAATAAGGATACAAAGTCAGAAGTACATCCTATTCGGGGAGGAAATGATAGCAATAACAGCCAGCTGGTCAGAGTGCATGAAACAAAGAACTTGGTTGTGGACCTGAATCTGAGGAAAGAGGCTGAGCGTTCTCTTTCTTCTAGTGCAAATATCAATGAGAAAAATGACCCTCATGAATCTGGAAAAGTTGTGCGAAGAGCCTTTTCGGAGGGAGAGTTTCCTGTTATGGATAATTTATCTGACACTCTTGATGCAGCATGGACTGGAAAAAATCATCTGGTAAACATGGTACGTAAAGAAAATGTCCTCTCTTCTCCTGATCCAACTGCATTAAACACAGTTCATGCAAATTCAGGTCTGGAAAACTGTGTGGCTGATAAAGGTGGAATTGAGAAAGCTCATCTTCCTGGATCTGCTTTAACCGCAAAGACcaaaaaagtagaaaattcAAGTCTGGCGGGCATGTCATTTCCTAATATCCATAGCTCATTCAAATGGACTTCTTCATTGAATGTTCAAAAACTTAATATTAGCGAGCACAATCCCGTCTATGTTTTACTTTTCAGGGAGTTGGAACGACAGAGTGGTGCTAGGTTGCTTCTGCCTGTCAGTATTAATGACACTATTATTCCTGTTTATGATGATGAACCCACAAGCATTATAGCATATGCACTTTATTCATCAGATTATCGCCAACTGATGTCTGAATGTGAGAAACCAAGAGATATTGGAGATTCCACGAGTTCTTCATTGCCACTTTTTGATTCTGTGAATTTACTATCATTCAACTCTTTTGATGAATCGGCTTCTGATATTTACAGAAGTCTTGGGTCTATAGAAGAAAGCATCTTGTCTATACCTGGGTCCCGAGGCTCTCAGGTTTTAGATCCTCTGCTGTATACTAAGGATTTACATGCCAGAGTTTCTTTTACAGATGATAGTCTCCAAGGTAAAGTGAAGTATGTGGTGACTTGTTATTATGCAAAGCGGTTTGAGGCATTGAGGAAAATTTCTTGCCCTTCTGAGCTAGATTTCATACGATCTCTTAGTCGCTGCAAGAAGTGGGGGGCCCAGGGCGGCAAGAGCAATGTTTTCTTTGCAAAGACTTTGGATGATCGATTTATTATCAAGCAGGTTACTAAGACGGAGCTggaatcattcattaaatttggACCAGCATACTTCAAGTATTTATCTGATTCAATCAGTACTGGCAGTCCAACTTGCCTGGCAAAGATACTCGGTATTTATCAGGTATTAGTTGtttctttcactttttctttaaaaaccTACCTTGCAATCATTTTCAGGCCAGGTTATAGACTATAAGAACATGGATCCAAGTGttcagaatttttttttcagcCTATTCCTTTTACGAACAGTCACTGgagtcttctttttttatgttttgaaTAGGAGATTCTAATCATGTATGCCATGGTATTGAAAGCTAAAAGAGTCTTCTATGTGGAGGAGACTCTTGTCAATGCTGAGAAAAAGTCAATAGGATGTATGTCAGtgaattctttttatcttttcattcTTATCAGGCTATAATTTTCAGCATACTGTCCGGCTTTCTCTCATTATTGATGTACAATTTGGTTTTTATTCTGTTGTTTTTTGTGAAGGTTTCATCAAAGCACCTCAAAGGAGGGAAAGAATCAAAAATGGATGTTTTGGTAATGGAGAATCTTCTGTTCAGGCGAAATGTTGTACGGCTTTATGACCTGAAAGGATCTTCTCGATCGCGATATAATGCAGATACAAGTGGGAGCAATAAAGTTCTGTTGGACCAGAATTTGATTGAAACAATGCCCACTTCTCCAATTTTTGTAGGAAACAAGGCAAAGCGGCTGCTAGAAAGGGCTGTCTGGAACGATACTTCATTTCTTGCTGTAAGTtggaaataaattgaaaacgTTTCTGGACTTGCACCTTCACAAATAATGATGTCATTTCGCTAGTTTTTCTCTAGTCCTATGCCCTTGACACTAGAATGTGGCAAAATTTAATGGGTAGTTTAAATTCTAGGAAGGAAATTGGtatatcatttattattatgacgCCATCAATGTCCCAATTTTATTCTAGTTTAAAGGGAAAATTCgggtaaaatattatttaacaatttaCTTTTAGACTGCATCAGAATTGTCATACATGAATCCCATGTGATATTGCATTGACTATTTCCTGAATTCGTATATATgctatatctttttcttttttcataagattttattatatatgttttacagTCAGTTGACGTAATGGATTACTCACTGTTGGTTGGCGTGGACGAAAAAAGGCATGAGCTAGTTGTAggaataattgattttatgagGCAGTATACATGGGACAAGCACCTTGAGACGTGGGTGAAGGCCTCAGGTATCCTTGGCGGATCTAAGAACACAACTCCAACTGTGATCTCACCCCAGCAGTACAAGAAACGATTCAGGAAAGCTATGACTGCATATTTTCTTATGGTGCCAGATCAGTGGTCTCCTCCTACAATCATCCCCAATGGGTCCCAATCAGATCTTTGTGAGGAAAACTTGCAAGGTGGAGCCTCTGTTGATTGACACTTCAAAACCTTTTGCTTGTACATGTCAAGACGTAAGTTCAATTTCAATTTCCCTCCCCTTTTCTGCTCTTCCACCCATTTTTCCCCCTCCCCTGTTGTAATTTTTGGCAGGCTACGCATTATATCAGCTTGatatataatgttatttttatttccccTTCATAAGCAGGAAAAGGCTCTTACGGTGCCTTTAGTTTTTCAAGGACGTATTCTCAATGACcactttttttttccctttacTCTTTCCTATTTTGTAtctaaacaatttatttttcgAATTCCCACGGGCTATAGCTGACGCCAGCTACAAATTATCATAAAAGGTAAATTCTCCCGTAGTAAAAAGACTGCTGTTTGATCCTTAAGCTTAGCTATTTACTTTGGGCTCAGTCTAGAGGGTTGTGTTCAATTCGTAACTTCAAGGATGGTACGCCACAATTTAAAAGAAGCAGCCGTTTGATACATCGCATTGTGTTTGAAAGCTTGATTCGCGGTTTAAATTGCTATTTCCTACAATAAAAGAGAATTCTGCTATACTTGGGTGCCAAGCTATTGCAGTCAGCAAAGCTTTCCTGCAAAATCAACTATCTGTCTACATGAAGATTTGTTGCTATAGTTGATGACATGTACAGGTTCAACATAACTTTCTCTGATCGGTGCAACATCACACATTATGCCAACACAATGCTTATGCAAAAACATCATATCTACTGTGTACTGAATTCGTATTTCCAAGAATCGGGACTTTTCGTGTTTGATAAACGACTtacaaaaatgaatataaCCTATCCACTACATTCCACTTCTTTTGAATATCCACCCTCCAGTTTTCAACACAACCATAATATTGAACGGTTCAATTCCTACTGACAAACCAAAATCGTTCTATACATAATCATGGTTTCTGTTGAGAGAATATTAAGAAAGATTAAATAGTTTTCACGAATCCTACAGGAGATTGTCTAGTTGTTCTTGCAGCTCTTGTATGGATACCATATTAATGATGCTTTGTTCTTCAGTCGAGTACTCTGCTTTTACAAGTTTTTGTACTTGAATATGTGCTTCGACAATGTTTGTCCTGCAGAGGTGCGTAATTGTATTATATACAGGTTGACAGAAAAGAGACTTCATGGTTTGATATCTGGAAAATTAGGCATAAGAACTTGGTCATTTCAACTTACTTTATCGGTTTAAAAAGTATTGTTCTTGTTGATGGATTCTGCAGATAAAGCTTCATCTTTGCCATCACTATTGGCAGTTCTTGCTGACTAGCAGTATTCACCTGTTCCAGGAGTGTCATACAAGGAATCAGGTGAATTCACAAAGTTACAACTGTAATCTTATTTTCCAAACAAGACAACTGATAACATGGAAATGTAATCCTACATTGACA is a window encoding:
- the LOC8259035 gene encoding 1-phosphatidylinositol-3-phosphate 5-kinase FAB1A isoform X2, which translates into the protein MGTPDNKISDFVDIVKSWIPRRSESTNVSRDFWMPDHSCRVCYECDSQFTVFNRRHHCRLCGRVFCAKCTASSIPAPSDDPRNGGEDWERIRVCNYCFKQWQHGTAAPDNGTNMGSPVLSPSPSATSLVSTKSSCTCNSSDSTVGSTPYSTGAYQRVPYSSALSPQQSAQMDPTAIEQENATCGRSTDTTAAALHSSADKLGYCMNRSDDEDDVYGLYRSVSGTKHFSHADVYYGPVTFDEIEHMYGPHEMINGGDQIDATGTCSLPSPENFYTQGVDKIKNDGEEAYGHEDDECESPVYDVDAADAEPVDFENNGLLWLPPEPEDEEDEREAVLFDDDEDDEAATGEWGYLRPSNSFGNGEYRCKDKSSEDHRKAMKNVVEGHFRALVAQLLQVENLTVGDEDDKESWLEIITSLSWEAATLLKPDTSKGGGMDPGGYVKVKCIACGHRSESMVVKGVVCKKNVAHRRMMSKIDKPRFLILGGALEYQRVSNHLSSVDTLLQQEMDHLKMAVTKIDAHHPNVLLVEKSVSRYAQEYLLAKDISLVLNIKKSLLERIARCTGAHIVPSIDHLNSQKLGYCDLFHVEKFLEEHGSAGQGGKKLTKTLMFFEGCPKPLGYTILLRGAHGDELKKVKHVVQYGVFAAYHLALETSFLADEGASLPQLPLTSSIAVALPDKPSSIDRSISTIPGFSVQGTGKPSGFEPTNEVQKSNAGVISEMASPTNFEPACNSGGHNILGPCHNNLSSDDVFRKDVKMEAANSCQSKKTNTEKAGFNDPLVHRSVGTSMELEEGANSSHPDGKDLAAKQVDNSLEEIGSSKEEFPPSPSDHQSILVSLSTRCVWKGTVCERAHLFRIKYYGSFDKPLGRFLRDHLFDQNYRCCSCEMPSEAHVYCYTHRQGSLTISVKKLPEFLLPGEREGKIWMWHRCLRCPRINGFPPATRRVVMSDAAWGLSFGKFLELSFSNHAAASRVASCGHSLQRDCLRFYGFGRMVACFRYASIHVYSVSLPPSKIKFNYDDQEWIQNEANEVHQRAELLFKEVQNALQRISEKILGAGSQNGDLKASELSRLRIAELEGMLQKEKEQFEDSFWDVLSKDMKNGQPVVDILDINKLQRQILFHSYVWDQLLINAGSLRNISPQESPKSFVPKVKEKSVNSVEDLVEMDIPLKPNKDTKSEVHPIRGGNDSNNSQLVRVHETKNLVVDLNLRKEAERSLSSSANINEKNDPHESGKVVRRAFSEGEFPVMDNLSDTLDAAWTGKNHLVNMVRKENVLSSPDPTALNTVHANSGLENCVADKGGIEKAHLPGSALTAKTKKVENSSLAGMSFPNIHSSFKWTSSLNVQKLNISEHNPVYVLLFRELERQSGARLLLPVSINDTIIPVYDDEPTSIIAYALYSSDYRQLMSECEKPRDIGDSTSSSLPLFDSVNLLSFNSFDESASDIYRSLGSIEESILSIPGSRGSQVLDPLLYTKDLHARVSFTDDSLQGKVKYVVTCYYAKRFEALRKISCPSELDFIRSLSRCKKWGAQGGKSNVFFAKTLDDRFIIKQVTKTELESFIKFGPAYFKYLSDSISTGSPTCLAKILGIYQVSSKHLKGGKESKMDVLVMENLLFRRNVVRLYDLKGSSRSRYNADTSGSNKVLLDQNLIETMPTSPIFVGNKAKRLLERAVWNDTSFLASVDVMDYSLLVGVDEKRHELVVGIIDFMRQYTWDKHLETWVKASGILGGSKNTTPTVISPQQYKKRFRKAMTAYFLMVPDQWSPPTIIPNGSQSDLCEENLQGGASVD